One stretch of Sphingomonas rosea DNA includes these proteins:
- a CDS encoding MFS transporter, whose amino-acid sequence MPTSPLQIRDFRLYWLARFFAVLATMGMVVIIGYQVYDTARAAYGMSIKEASLMLGLLGAVQFVPLAVLTPVAGWTADRFERRTVARFANGVDMLVALTLGLVTYAQVLSLPLLFTLAALHGVARVFTGPSMSAIAPNIVPPELLPKAIALSSIAWQSATVAGPAIGGFLYAAHPALPYWGASGLMLCAILLLTPVRRVMPPPMTGHPHPIRQMVDGLTYVRRHRFLLGAITLDLFAVLLGGATAMLPVFARDILHVGTEGLGLMRGAPAIGAALMAGLFAWRPLKKDVGIKMLWAVAAFGLITIFFGISKNFGLSLFVLALLGAADMLSVYVRSSLVQLHTPDQMRGRVSAVSGLAISASNELGELQSGLAAALLGPVGAVVAGGGAAVIIAGLWSYLFPELKRAKTFDPPPEVLANAVMQEKPA is encoded by the coding sequence ATGGCATGAGCATCAAGGAAGCCTCGCTGATGCTGGGCCTGCTGGGCGCGGTGCAGTTCGTGCCGCTGGCGGTGCTGACACCCGTTGCCGGCTGGACCGCCGACCGGTTCGAGCGGCGCACCGTCGCGCGCTTCGCCAACGGGGTCGACATGCTGGTCGCGCTGACGCTCGGGCTCGTCACCTATGCGCAGGTGCTGAGCCTGCCTTTGCTCTTCACGCTCGCCGCGCTGCACGGGGTGGCCCGGGTATTCACGGGGCCGAGCATGTCGGCGATCGCGCCCAATATCGTGCCGCCCGAACTCCTCCCCAAGGCGATCGCTTTGTCCTCCATCGCTTGGCAGTCGGCCACCGTCGCGGGCCCGGCGATCGGCGGCTTCCTCTACGCGGCCCACCCGGCCTTGCCTTATTGGGGGGCGAGCGGGCTGATGCTGTGCGCGATCCTGCTCCTGACCCCGGTCCGCCGGGTGATGCCCCCGCCGATGACCGGCCATCCGCATCCGATCCGCCAGATGGTCGACGGACTGACCTATGTCCGCCGCCACCGCTTCCTCCTCGGAGCCATCACGCTCGACCTGTTCGCGGTGCTGCTCGGCGGGGCGACCGCGATGCTGCCGGTCTTCGCCCGCGACATCCTCCATGTCGGCACCGAAGGGCTCGGGCTGATGCGCGGCGCGCCCGCGATCGGCGCCGCGCTCATGGCCGGGCTGTTCGCCTGGCGCCCGCTCAAGAAAGACGTGGGCATCAAGATGTTGTGGGCGGTCGCCGCCTTCGGCCTCATCACGATCTTCTTCGGCATCTCGAAGAATTTCGGCCTCAGCCTGTTCGTCCTGGCCCTGCTCGGCGCAGCCGACATGCTGAGCGTCTATGTCCGCTCGAGCCTCGTGCAGCTCCACACCCCCGACCAGATGCGCGGCCGCGTCTCGGCGGTGAGCGGGCTCGCGATCAGCGCCTCGAACGAGCTTGGCGAATTGCAGTCCGGCTTGGCCGCCGCGCTGCTGGGACCCGTGGGCGCCGTCGTCGCCGGCGGCGGGGCGGCGGTTATAATCGCCGGGCTGTGGTCCTATCTGTTTCCCGAACTCAAGCGGGCGAAGACCTTCGACCCGCCACCCGAAGTGCTCGCCAACGCTGTTATGCAGGAGAAACCCGCGTGA